The sequence below is a genomic window from Chitinivibrionales bacterium.
TTATAGCTGCCCGATTCCAGCCGAGCGATTGCCGGCTGCGATGTATGCGCTTTCTCGGCAAGTTCCTGCTGTGTAAGCCCTGCCTGTATACGCAACTCAATAACCTTACAGGAAAGGTCGAACTCTTCCTGGCTTTTTTTCCATTCCTTACGGAACTCAGGGTCTTTCATTCTTTCCTTGAGTACATCGCGGAACTTGTAACTTTTAATC
It includes:
- a CDS encoding helix-turn-helix domain-containing protein; its protein translation is MKSYKFRDVLKERMKDPEFRKEWKKSQEEFDLSCKVIELRIQAGLTQQELAEKAHTSQPAIARLESGSYKNVSMAFLRKIGDVFGLEPHITFRKPKGAH